One window from the genome of Oceaniferula flava encodes:
- a CDS encoding aminopeptidase — protein sequence MLTQTHLTRWADVLVRHATDIKPGDIVRITAQTNAEPLLVAVYRKVLEAGGMPVVNCRPEALGEAFFELANEDQLDWASPFAQLETEKVDATINIAASTNLRTMDQFDPAIIQRAAKANRASRELFFQRAAVADDPSLDSELKPLLWSTTLFPTNAYAQDAGMSLSAYSEFVIKACQLNQEDPVAFWQQLDEWQSLLAEKLMQGSELHFYTPAGTDLTVNTADMRWLSSPGRKNFPDGEVYSGPNLNADNGGADGVVFFDKRCVYQGHAVRNARIVMENGRATEVTAEEGEDFLISMLDQDEGARRIGEVAFGTNRAIDTPTGQILYDEKMGGSFHLAFGAGYPETGNVNKSALHWDLIASLGEGSKVTLDGEPFCIDGKFVTMPPEVTWL from the coding sequence ATGTTAACTCAAACTCACCTGACACGCTGGGCTGACGTCTTGGTCCGACACGCCACAGATATCAAACCTGGCGACATTGTCCGCATCACCGCCCAAACCAATGCTGAGCCGCTTCTCGTGGCCGTTTACCGCAAGGTGCTTGAAGCTGGTGGCATGCCGGTGGTGAACTGCCGCCCGGAGGCACTCGGTGAAGCCTTTTTCGAACTGGCCAATGAAGATCAGCTCGACTGGGCCAGCCCATTCGCCCAGCTGGAAACCGAGAAGGTGGACGCCACCATCAACATCGCCGCCAGCACCAACCTGCGCACCATGGATCAGTTCGATCCCGCCATCATCCAGCGCGCCGCCAAGGCGAACCGCGCCAGCCGCGAGCTGTTCTTCCAGCGCGCTGCCGTGGCCGATGATCCGAGCCTCGACTCCGAGCTCAAGCCGCTGCTGTGGTCGACCACCCTTTTCCCCACCAATGCCTACGCCCAAGACGCCGGCATGAGCCTCAGCGCCTACAGTGAATTTGTCATCAAAGCCTGCCAGCTCAACCAAGAGGACCCTGTCGCCTTCTGGCAGCAGCTCGATGAGTGGCAGAGCCTGCTCGCCGAGAAACTGATGCAAGGCAGCGAACTGCACTTCTACACCCCGGCCGGCACCGATCTCACCGTGAACACCGCGGACATGCGCTGGCTTTCCAGCCCGGGCCGCAAGAACTTCCCTGACGGTGAAGTTTACTCCGGACCGAACCTGAACGCCGACAATGGCGGCGCAGACGGCGTGGTATTCTTCGACAAACGCTGCGTCTACCAAGGTCACGCGGTGCGCAACGCTCGCATCGTGATGGAAAACGGCCGCGCCACCGAGGTCACTGCCGAAGAGGGAGAAGACTTCCTGATTTCCATGCTCGACCAGGACGAGGGAGCTCGCCGCATCGGTGAAGTCGCCTTCGGCACCAACCGCGCGATCGACACCCCAACCGGCCAGATCCTCTATGATGAAAAAATGGGGGGCTCGTTCCACCTTGCCTTCGGTGCCGGCTACCCGGAAACCGGCAACGTCAACAAGAGCGCGCTGCACTGGGACCTCATCGCATCGCTCGGCGAAGGCTCGAAAGTCACTCTCGATGGCGAACCGTTCTGCATCGACGGCAAGTTCGTCACCATGCCGCCGGAAGTCACCTGGCTCTAA
- a CDS encoding DUF6288 domain-containing protein, producing the protein MIAQLTKTTACLALLSLAPFAQGARLTEQPVPDFTKGDPIGERHDWNLGPTGARGWMWGWKLQTTKARQIYVTQVDAGSPADGVLAQGDVILGVGGKDFSSDARIAFGNAITAAEATDGKLLLNVWKKGKTSQVTLQLPALGAYGDALLSSEKSQKIVDAGCKHMAERLERELADIDYSSWVSKRGPRGYSSREIMNTVDALALLASGKPEYADLVKQYAHLVAPQQLNLPLSPTVGMASWGWGYINLFLCEYHLATADDFVLPAIEKYSTSIAKGQSFIGSWGHAMAWPVYNQGKIHGSLGGYGALNSAGLICHMSMVMAEKCGVQNAEISQAIEKANKFMGFYAGKGAIPYGDHFPGWDRHDDNGKNSMAAVIFDLQNMRDKAQFFAHMSVASYGERERGHTGNYFSYVWGPLGTQRVGTEATEAFMKKQLWFYDMNRAWDGSFPYQGGANSGKGEHSYKGWDATGAFVLSYTLPLKKLHITGKSIDASQKLTGSKLASVIEAGAGFSNWDEGTDYFVEKSPEELIAALKSWSPAVRFRAAAAIAKKEGGEKLIPELITMLESDSLTTRYGACQGLGALNERAAAAVKPLQSLLWEKDAWLRIQAASALANIGEASKSAIPALLKLAITESDADPLQITQRYIAFGLFDARGVYGKKGLLSKSLKDIDRDLLYKAVQKILTNPDGRTRGTVGSVYKTLSFEELKPLLPAIVKAIEEPSPSGVMFSNDIRLQGVEMLAHYKVREGMALCLQILEIDKWGKRRRISKSLDVLASYGGAAKPVIPQLHQLEKDLLVHPEAKGLTPQIEQVRKLINDIETAKTAVKLRTLD; encoded by the coding sequence ATGATCGCACAATTGACCAAAACCACCGCCTGCCTGGCCCTGCTCAGTCTGGCCCCATTCGCCCAAGGCGCCCGGCTCACCGAGCAGCCGGTCCCTGATTTCACCAAGGGAGATCCGATTGGTGAACGGCACGACTGGAACCTCGGACCCACCGGCGCACGCGGCTGGATGTGGGGCTGGAAACTGCAGACCACCAAGGCGCGGCAAATCTATGTCACCCAGGTGGACGCCGGTTCCCCAGCGGACGGGGTTTTGGCTCAAGGTGATGTGATCCTGGGAGTGGGTGGAAAAGACTTCAGCAGCGATGCGCGGATTGCCTTTGGCAATGCCATCACCGCCGCCGAAGCCACCGACGGCAAGCTGCTGCTCAATGTTTGGAAAAAGGGCAAGACCAGCCAAGTCACGCTTCAGCTGCCGGCACTCGGCGCTTATGGTGACGCGCTGCTATCGTCTGAAAAGTCTCAGAAAATCGTCGACGCCGGCTGCAAGCACATGGCCGAGCGTCTCGAGCGTGAGCTGGCCGATATCGATTACTCCAGCTGGGTCTCGAAACGCGGCCCGAGAGGCTACTCCTCCCGTGAGATCATGAACACGGTGGACGCCCTGGCGCTGCTCGCCTCCGGCAAGCCGGAATACGCGGACCTCGTCAAACAATACGCCCATCTGGTTGCTCCCCAGCAGCTCAACCTGCCGCTCTCGCCCACCGTGGGCATGGCGTCTTGGGGCTGGGGATACATCAATCTTTTCCTCTGTGAATACCACCTCGCCACCGCCGATGACTTCGTGCTGCCTGCCATTGAGAAATACAGCACCAGCATTGCCAAGGGGCAGAGCTTCATCGGCTCGTGGGGGCACGCCATGGCATGGCCGGTTTACAACCAAGGAAAAATCCACGGCTCGCTCGGCGGCTACGGGGCACTCAATAGCGCCGGCCTGATCTGCCACATGTCGATGGTGATGGCGGAGAAATGCGGCGTCCAGAACGCTGAGATCAGCCAAGCGATCGAGAAGGCAAACAAGTTCATGGGCTTCTACGCCGGCAAGGGCGCCATCCCATACGGCGACCACTTTCCAGGCTGGGACCGCCACGACGACAACGGCAAGAACTCGATGGCCGCTGTGATTTTCGACCTGCAGAACATGCGCGACAAAGCGCAGTTCTTCGCCCACATGTCCGTGGCCTCCTACGGCGAGCGCGAGCGTGGTCACACTGGCAATTACTTCAGCTACGTCTGGGGTCCGCTCGGCACTCAGCGCGTTGGCACCGAGGCCACCGAGGCCTTCATGAAAAAGCAACTTTGGTTCTACGATATGAACCGCGCCTGGGACGGCAGCTTCCCTTACCAAGGTGGAGCGAACTCCGGCAAAGGTGAGCACTCCTACAAAGGATGGGACGCCACCGGAGCCTTCGTGCTGAGCTACACCCTGCCGCTGAAGAAGCTGCACATCACCGGCAAGTCCATCGATGCCAGCCAGAAACTCACCGGCAGCAAGCTGGCCTCCGTGATCGAAGCGGGTGCCGGTTTCAGCAACTGGGACGAAGGGACTGATTACTTCGTCGAGAAATCTCCCGAGGAACTGATCGCCGCGCTGAAAAGCTGGTCGCCTGCCGTGCGCTTCCGCGCTGCCGCCGCCATTGCCAAGAAAGAAGGTGGCGAAAAACTCATCCCCGAGCTGATCACCATGTTGGAAAGCGACAGCCTGACCACGCGCTACGGTGCATGCCAAGGTCTCGGCGCACTGAACGAGCGTGCTGCCGCCGCGGTGAAGCCCCTGCAATCGCTGCTCTGGGAAAAAGACGCCTGGTTGCGCATTCAGGCCGCCTCCGCGCTGGCCAACATCGGCGAGGCCTCCAAGTCCGCCATCCCCGCCCTGCTCAAGCTGGCAATCACCGAGAGCGATGCGGATCCGCTGCAAATCACCCAACGCTACATCGCCTTCGGCCTGTTTGACGCCCGCGGCGTTTACGGAAAGAAAGGCCTGCTTTCGAAATCGCTCAAGGACATCGATCGCGACCTGCTCTACAAGGCGGTGCAGAAAATCCTCACCAACCCGGACGGCCGCACCCGTGGCACCGTGGGCTCTGTTTACAAGACCCTCAGCTTCGAGGAGCTCAAGCCACTGCTGCCCGCCATTGTCAAAGCCATCGAAGAACCCAGCCCCAGCGGTGTGATGTTCTCGAACGATATCCGCCTGCAGGGTGTCGAGATGCTCGCTCACTACAAAGTGCGCGAAGGCATGGCTCTCTGCTTGCAAATCCTCGAGATCGACAAATGGGGCAAACGCAGACGCATCAGCAAGAGCCTCGATGTGCTCGCCAGCTACGGCGGTGCTGCGAAACCGGTCATCCCACAGCTGCACCAGCTGGAGAAAGACCTGCTCGTGCACCCGGAAGCCAAGGGCCTAACACCTCAGATCGAACAAGTGCGCAAGCTCATCAACGACATCGAAACAGCAAAAACCGCTGTCAAACTTCGCACTCTCGACTAA
- a CDS encoding M24 family metallopeptidase — protein MSAIQANSQKTSRRKPKSSILFHADANDPDMLYFSRFNAFDPYIALTLGRKKVGISHAMEYGRMEKESDFDEILLLSEVQAGARKRFNLEQGQAANTSQMVAHLAKEYGIDEFKVGDRFPTGLAFALRDAGIQVSPCKPGTLFPERIIKNNDEIKLMKKANEAACAGFQIVAKTLAESKVKKGQLIHSGRVLTAERIRELIGQATLGKGAVALHTIASPGDQAVDNHCAGYGPIREGELIVVDIFPRRQEDGYWGDMTRTFLKGKASDAQRRLVRTVKKAHQMSLDMIKPGATGSKVHRDVQAFFVKEGYETTTDTSQPEGFFHALGHGVGLEIHESPIIAPRGKWRFKKGMVVTTEPGLYYYGLGGCRIEDSLQVTADGNQKLAKAPYKWEIA, from the coding sequence ATGTCAGCCATTCAAGCCAACAGCCAGAAAACCTCCCGCCGCAAGCCGAAGTCATCCATTCTGTTTCACGCAGATGCCAATGACCCGGACATGCTCTACTTCAGCCGCTTCAACGCCTTCGATCCTTACATCGCCCTGACGCTGGGGAGAAAAAAAGTAGGCATCTCCCACGCCATGGAATACGGCCGCATGGAGAAGGAGTCTGACTTCGATGAAATCCTGCTACTCTCCGAGGTGCAGGCCGGAGCGCGCAAACGCTTCAATCTGGAACAAGGCCAAGCGGCAAACACCAGCCAAATGGTCGCCCATCTGGCCAAGGAGTATGGCATCGATGAGTTCAAAGTGGGAGACCGATTCCCCACCGGCCTCGCCTTCGCCCTGCGCGATGCCGGCATTCAGGTTTCGCCATGCAAACCAGGCACGCTTTTCCCAGAGCGCATCATCAAGAACAATGATGAGATCAAGCTGATGAAAAAAGCCAACGAGGCGGCCTGCGCCGGCTTCCAAATCGTTGCTAAGACCCTCGCCGAATCCAAGGTGAAGAAAGGGCAACTGATCCACAGCGGTCGCGTGCTCACCGCCGAACGCATCCGCGAGCTCATCGGGCAGGCGACGCTTGGCAAGGGCGCTGTTGCTCTGCACACCATCGCCTCCCCGGGCGACCAAGCGGTCGATAACCACTGCGCCGGCTACGGCCCGATCCGTGAAGGCGAGCTGATTGTGGTGGATATTTTCCCACGTCGTCAGGAAGACGGCTACTGGGGCGACATGACCCGCACCTTCCTCAAGGGCAAAGCCAGCGATGCCCAACGTCGCCTGGTCCGCACCGTCAAGAAGGCGCACCAGATGTCGCTGGACATGATCAAACCTGGCGCCACCGGCAGCAAGGTGCACCGCGATGTGCAGGCCTTTTTTGTCAAAGAAGGTTACGAGACCACCACCGACACTTCCCAGCCGGAAGGATTCTTCCACGCGCTCGGCCACGGTGTGGGGCTGGAAATCCACGAGAGCCCGATCATTGCCCCGCGTGGCAAATGGCGCTTCAAGAAAGGCATGGTCGTCACCACAGAACCCGGCCTGTATTACTACGGCCTCGGCGGCTGCCGCATCGAAGATTCCCTGCAAGTCACCGCAGACGGTAACCAAAAATTAGCCAAAGCTCCCTACAAGTGGGAGATCGCCTAG
- a CDS encoding glycosyl hydrolase family 95 catalytic domain-containing protein yields the protein MIKNALLLSLALASSSLLTTTSLQAETPDRVPDIDAVNWGEMLARHDLIWNQLPKRWDEAPFLGNGEQGTMMYQLNPRTLRWDVGCSAAHDHRPMAKDDLTEKNVTVLNRGRHFIGHLEIRLPANLSGGSSRLDLWNAEATGTLEAKAGKVEWHTIAHANEPVMRFELKGSGSLKDTKFSYVPHAATNPRAQRAKIPRTPANPVAVVSELPDGVHTSVHNLHAGGQTAVAWKQIQSGGSTRLWLSVKHSFPGKEASSMAVAAVRKAAKADQAEWLAAHRTWWHDFYPASFVSTGDPYWDSFYWVQQYKIASATRDKGWIMDNQGPWLQPTAWNALWWNLNVQVAHSNGTTANRREMVSALSHRLDILRDNLALNVAPKYRADSYSIGRNTSNWDLLGYSGEPGKGRPKFDASIGRECGNLIWAMHNVDMEYRYWQDKELRDKVLYPILLKAVNYYRHFLTEGADGLLHLPKTYSPEYRIAEDCSYDIDLLRWGNNRLLELAAEQGLTEKDEPLIKEWKTIQAKLTPTHVNETGFMIGKNVALTGGHRHWSHLLSIYPLRTITPENDKDRELILRSLNHWHSFKKGGAGYSVTGGSCMASLLGDGDRALEFLNRLKRFLRANTFYSEIGLPVIETPIHGATAMQEMLLQSWGERLRIFPAVPKQWPDVQFHQLRGEGAYLVSARRENDRTSWALIQSEAGGTVEVDAQIANAQWTSSKGVKVTKSGNGIYQITTEPRNWVLFWPKGTAQPKVKVTAIPLRGKPHRFGQP from the coding sequence ATGATCAAAAACGCGCTTCTCCTCTCACTCGCCCTCGCCTCCAGCAGCCTGCTGACTACCACGTCCCTGCAGGCAGAAACACCCGACCGTGTCCCGGACATCGACGCCGTGAACTGGGGCGAGATGCTCGCTCGGCACGATCTGATTTGGAACCAACTACCCAAGCGCTGGGATGAAGCGCCCTTCCTCGGCAATGGCGAGCAGGGCACGATGATGTATCAGCTGAACCCGCGCACCCTGCGCTGGGACGTCGGCTGCTCGGCGGCCCACGATCATCGTCCGATGGCGAAGGATGATCTCACCGAGAAAAATGTCACCGTGCTGAATCGTGGCCGGCATTTCATCGGTCACCTCGAAATTCGCCTGCCTGCCAACCTCAGCGGCGGCAGCAGCCGACTCGATCTCTGGAATGCGGAAGCGACCGGCACCCTCGAAGCCAAGGCCGGAAAAGTCGAGTGGCACACCATCGCCCACGCCAATGAGCCGGTGATGCGCTTTGAGCTCAAAGGCAGCGGCAGCCTTAAGGACACTAAATTTTCCTACGTCCCCCACGCCGCCACCAACCCACGCGCGCAGCGGGCCAAGATCCCACGAACACCCGCCAACCCAGTCGCCGTGGTCAGCGAGCTGCCGGACGGGGTGCACACCTCGGTGCACAACCTGCACGCCGGCGGTCAAACGGCCGTGGCCTGGAAACAAATCCAAAGCGGCGGCAGCACCCGCCTCTGGCTCAGCGTGAAACACAGTTTCCCCGGCAAGGAAGCCAGCAGCATGGCGGTGGCCGCCGTGCGCAAGGCCGCCAAGGCGGATCAAGCCGAATGGTTAGCCGCCCACCGCACGTGGTGGCACGACTTCTACCCGGCGAGCTTTGTTTCCACCGGCGACCCCTACTGGGACTCGTTCTACTGGGTGCAGCAGTATAAAATCGCCAGCGCCACCCGCGACAAGGGATGGATCATGGACAACCAAGGCCCGTGGCTGCAACCGACCGCTTGGAATGCCCTCTGGTGGAACTTAAACGTGCAGGTGGCACACAGCAATGGCACCACCGCCAACCGCCGTGAGATGGTCAGCGCCCTCAGCCACCGCCTCGACATCCTCCGCGACAACCTCGCTCTGAACGTTGCCCCGAAATACCGTGCGGACTCGTATTCCATCGGTCGCAACACCTCGAACTGGGACCTGCTCGGCTACTCCGGCGAACCTGGAAAAGGTCGACCCAAGTTCGACGCCTCCATCGGCCGCGAGTGCGGCAACCTGATCTGGGCGATGCACAATGTGGACATGGAATACCGCTACTGGCAGGACAAGGAGCTGCGCGACAAGGTGCTCTACCCGATTTTGCTCAAGGCAGTGAACTACTACCGCCATTTCCTAACAGAGGGAGCGGACGGACTGCTGCATTTACCCAAAACTTACAGCCCGGAATACCGCATTGCCGAGGACTGCTCCTACGATATCGATCTACTCCGCTGGGGCAACAACCGCCTACTCGAGCTCGCCGCCGAACAGGGGCTGACCGAGAAAGACGAGCCGCTGATCAAGGAGTGGAAAACCATCCAAGCCAAGCTCACCCCCACGCATGTGAACGAAACCGGTTTCATGATTGGTAAAAACGTCGCCCTCACCGGCGGCCACCGTCACTGGTCGCACCTGCTCTCGATTTACCCGCTCCGCACCATCACTCCGGAGAACGATAAAGACCGCGAGCTCATCCTGCGCAGCCTGAACCACTGGCACAGCTTTAAAAAAGGTGGCGCCGGCTACTCCGTGACCGGCGGCTCCTGCATGGCCTCCCTGCTCGGCGATGGCGATCGGGCCCTGGAGTTCCTCAATCGACTCAAACGATTCCTCCGCGCTAACACCTTCTACTCGGAAATCGGCCTACCGGTGATCGAGACCCCGATCCACGGCGCCACCGCGATGCAGGAAATGCTGCTGCAGAGCTGGGGCGAGCGACTGCGCATCTTCCCTGCCGTTCCCAAGCAATGGCCCGATGTGCAGTTCCATCAGCTACGGGGCGAAGGCGCTTACTTGGTCAGCGCTCGGCGTGAAAACGATCGCACCAGCTGGGCTCTGATCCAATCGGAAGCCGGCGGCACGGTCGAAGTCGATGCCCAGATTGCCAATGCCCAGTGGACCAGCTCCAAGGGCGTGAAAGTCACCAAATCGGGAAACGGCATCTATCAGATCACCACCGAGCCAAGAAATTGGGTGCTGTTCTGGCCCAAGGGAACCGCTCAGCCGAAGGTCAAAGTCACCGCCATCCCCCTGCGCGGCAAGCCGCACCGCTTTGGCCAACCGTAA
- a CDS encoding PEP-CTERM sorting domain-containing protein (PEP-CTERM proteins occur, often in large numbers, in the proteomes of bacteria that also encode an exosortase, a predicted intramembrane cysteine proteinase. The presence of a PEP-CTERM domain at a protein's C-terminus predicts cleavage within the sorting domain, followed by covalent anchoring to some some component of the (usually Gram-negative) cell surface. Many PEP-CTERM proteins exhibit an unusual sequence composition that includes large numbers of potential glycosylation sites. Expression of one such protein has been shown restore the ability of a bacterium to form floc, a type of biofilm.) translates to MKNRTINTLGTLSALVLSAGLANATIVYQDTFDAADGIGTNTGIGGGLVSGTNIDDADPFDDVTGNAVAQTNSGNRLTWAHTANQFVLNSGFTLTVTFTTAEQADTFPSFTSSFGLVDEVTVTTPAADGVGASGNLNAYLYTDQASLNTVGFSLANRPDHANPEAPGLYTDFGTLSLASSDLNSAIVYGTEQTFTLTVNADGSAAFDLDGTSGTLAAGALSSLFTDSADGAYHFVAYSQGNPGLTLNSVTIDAVPEPSSAALLGLGGIALLLRRRK, encoded by the coding sequence ATGAAGAATAGAACAATTAACACACTCGGCACACTCAGTGCCCTAGTATTGAGCGCTGGCCTGGCCAACGCCACCATCGTCTATCAAGACACCTTCGACGCAGCTGACGGCATCGGCACCAACACCGGCATTGGTGGTGGCCTAGTTAGCGGAACCAACATCGACGACGCAGATCCGTTTGATGATGTAACTGGCAATGCTGTCGCACAGACCAACAGTGGCAACCGACTTACGTGGGCGCATACTGCGAATCAGTTTGTTCTCAACTCGGGGTTCACACTCACAGTAACCTTCACCACAGCCGAACAAGCTGACACGTTCCCGTCGTTCACCTCCTCATTCGGCCTCGTCGATGAAGTCACCGTCACCACGCCTGCCGCTGACGGAGTAGGAGCATCCGGCAACCTGAATGCCTATTTATACACGGACCAAGCTTCTTTGAATACCGTGGGCTTTTCGCTGGCTAACCGCCCCGATCACGCCAACCCCGAAGCCCCAGGTCTCTACACTGACTTCGGAACACTCTCCTTGGCTTCCTCTGATCTTAACAGCGCCATTGTTTACGGCACCGAACAAACCTTCACCCTCACCGTCAACGCTGACGGCAGTGCTGCGTTTGATCTTGATGGAACCTCCGGCACACTTGCCGCCGGCGCTCTTTCCAGCCTGTTCACAGATTCTGCAGATGGCGCCTACCACTTTGTTGCCTACTCACAAGGCAACCCAGGACTCACTCTGAACTCCGTCACCATCGACGCCGTTCCAGAACCATCGTCCGCAGCTCTGCTCGGACTGGGTGGCATCGCTCTGCTGCTTCGTCGCCGCAAGTAA
- a CDS encoding substrate-binding domain-containing protein, with amino-acid sequence MKPLKRRSIIEQSADLLRDSLEKGTLSGRLPGVVKLAEEAGVSKLTMRAALRILEDEGLVELSENGYSRYSVNRKAPQKKTIRIGILMPEPLSEQIAQFQQLIIEVQHHLESLGFESFIFKEDLRQLKHDVSRVKGMLAKNPVNACLVVAGSREVLEWFADQSLPCLAIFGRAGGLPISRVGPSKSVAILEGVRKLIEYGHRRIVFLTRVERRVPQLGSFERMFLAELESNGIETSSYNIPDWEETPEGFHRLLSELFRVTPPTALIMDEVPMWVGTQQFLAKHGILVPEQVSLMATDDDPAFYWFSPPVAHVRWQNEPIIKRIGRWSMGVKRGNVEIKCDTDPAEFVLGGTIGPVPRATVKFK; translated from the coding sequence ATGAAGCCATTAAAACGTCGTTCGATTATTGAGCAAAGCGCGGATTTGCTACGTGATTCACTGGAGAAAGGGACCTTGAGTGGTCGGCTCCCCGGTGTCGTGAAATTAGCTGAAGAGGCAGGGGTCTCCAAACTGACAATGCGCGCAGCATTGCGCATATTGGAGGACGAGGGCCTGGTGGAGCTTTCAGAGAATGGCTACAGCCGCTACTCGGTCAACCGCAAGGCACCGCAGAAGAAGACCATCCGCATTGGCATCCTAATGCCGGAGCCTCTCTCGGAGCAGATTGCCCAGTTCCAGCAGTTGATCATCGAGGTGCAGCACCATTTGGAAAGTTTGGGTTTCGAGTCCTTTATCTTCAAAGAAGACCTGCGGCAGTTGAAGCACGATGTCAGTCGGGTCAAAGGGATGCTGGCTAAGAATCCAGTGAATGCCTGCTTGGTAGTGGCAGGCTCACGCGAGGTTCTGGAGTGGTTTGCAGATCAATCTCTGCCATGCCTGGCGATCTTTGGACGGGCTGGAGGGTTGCCAATTTCCAGAGTGGGACCGAGTAAGAGTGTCGCCATTCTCGAGGGGGTGCGCAAATTGATCGAATACGGTCACCGCCGCATCGTATTCCTGACTCGCGTCGAACGCAGGGTGCCACAGCTCGGCTCCTTCGAGCGGATGTTCTTGGCTGAGCTGGAATCGAATGGAATCGAAACCAGTAGCTACAACATCCCCGACTGGGAAGAGACGCCGGAAGGCTTTCACCGTCTGCTGAGTGAGCTGTTCCGGGTCACTCCTCCTACTGCTCTGATCATGGACGAGGTGCCGATGTGGGTGGGCACCCAGCAGTTTCTTGCCAAACACGGGATTTTGGTGCCCGAACAGGTGTCACTAATGGCCACTGATGATGACCCAGCCTTCTACTGGTTCTCTCCGCCGGTAGCCCACGTGCGCTGGCAGAATGAGCCGATCATCAAACGCATCGGTCGCTGGTCCATGGGGGTGAAGCGGGGGAATGTAGAAATCAAATGCGATACCGACCCGGCGGAGTTTGTCCTCGGGGGCACGATCGGGCCGGTGCCCCGCGCGACCGTCAAATTCAAGTAG
- a CDS encoding PEP-CTERM sorting domain-containing protein (PEP-CTERM proteins occur, often in large numbers, in the proteomes of bacteria that also encode an exosortase, a predicted intramembrane cysteine proteinase. The presence of a PEP-CTERM domain at a protein's C-terminus predicts cleavage within the sorting domain, followed by covalent anchoring to some some component of the (usually Gram-negative) cell surface. Many PEP-CTERM proteins exhibit an unusual sequence composition that includes large numbers of potential glycosylation sites. Expression of one such protein has been shown restore the ability of a bacterium to form floc, a type of biofilm.) — protein MHKNTWKNMALVAGSLTLTTGFADAASTLVNLGNNAPTGNIIASEESRNSFTRAFDIEANANHARGMVFTTGDNATGGQFAIDSITVSKDTTQTFVGGEVTLFVYQGSVADWTAGNGDTTETAADIYDGTTVTPLFEETFALNGSYGANSYLQFSLDSSLIVDENSEFGFFLIYSKGDANDDDYLQLDERSSGGGQIRLTDTANEVNGTRGLTFYVQGTAVPEPSSAALLGLGGLALMLRRRK, from the coding sequence ATGCACAAAAATACATGGAAAAACATGGCTTTGGTGGCCGGTTCGCTGACCCTTACGACAGGGTTTGCTGATGCGGCCTCTACGCTGGTCAACCTCGGGAATAACGCTCCTACAGGGAATATAATCGCCTCTGAGGAATCTCGAAACAGCTTTACCAGAGCCTTTGATATTGAGGCGAACGCCAACCATGCCCGCGGCATGGTGTTCACCACGGGCGACAATGCGACTGGCGGCCAATTTGCCATCGATTCGATCACGGTCTCCAAGGACACTACCCAAACCTTCGTCGGTGGTGAGGTCACTCTGTTTGTCTATCAAGGCTCTGTGGCCGACTGGACGGCGGGCAATGGGGACACCACAGAGACCGCGGCTGACATTTATGACGGCACAACGGTGACACCTCTGTTCGAGGAAACCTTTGCCTTGAACGGCAGCTATGGCGCCAATTCATACCTGCAGTTCTCGCTCGATTCCTCCTTGATCGTGGATGAAAACAGTGAGTTCGGCTTTTTCCTGATCTATTCGAAGGGGGATGCCAATGATGACGATTATCTCCAGCTCGATGAACGATCCTCTGGTGGTGGTCAAATTCGACTTACTGACACAGCAAACGAAGTTAACGGCACGCGAGGTCTGACCTTCTATGTCCAAGGAACCGCTGTTCCTGAGCCTTCATCCGCCGCTCTGCTTGGCCTGGGTGGCTTGGCTCTGATGCTTCGCCGCCGTAAGTAA